In the Wyeomyia smithii strain HCP4-BCI-WySm-NY-G18 chromosome 2, ASM2978416v1, whole genome shotgun sequence genome, one interval contains:
- the LOC129725042 gene encoding cAMP-dependent protein kinase type II regulatory subunit isoform X3: MAVQTSTQNFDVLSSVNEPLVNRYASRRKSVFAETYDPENDDDDDGARAIFPKTDEQRARLCDSVKNILLFRSLDKEQMNEVLDAMFEKKVKAKDYIIKQGDDGDNFYVIESGVYKAYVGEDQKHIHTYENSGSFGELALLYNMPRAATIQAETEGQLWAMDRQTFRRILLKSAFRKRKMYEALLDAVPMLKTLQNYERMNLADALIPQTYSKGERIIKQGDVADGMYFIEDGKVSIRIQQDVGEVEISNLEKGQYFGELALVTHRPRAASAYAVDNVKVAFLQTDCFERLLGKLSDVMLRGMKHYRYVDDSAWRMILEACKEENCVLDSRSSFTLSNRNV; the protein is encoded by the exons AACCCCTAGTGAATCGGTACGCCTCACGCAGGAAATCAGTGTTTGCGGAAACATACGATCCAGAAaacgatgatgacgatgatggtGCAAGAGCAATATTCCCTAAGACGGACGAGCAACGGGCGCGATTGTGCGACTCAGTCAAAAACATTCTGTTGTTCCGGTCGTTAGATAAGGAACAG ATGAACGAAGTGCTGGATGCCATGTTCGAAAAGAAAGTCAAAGCGAAAGATTATATTATAAAACAAGGCGATGATGGAGATAACTTCTACGTCATTGAGTC AGGAGTTTATAAAGCATACGTTGGAGAGGACCAGaagcacatacacacgtacgaAAATAGCGGCAGTTTTGGtgaattagctttgttatataACATGCCAAG AGCTGCTACGATTCAAGCTGAAACGGAAGGTCAATTGTGGGCGATGGATCGCCAGACCTTCCGAAGAATACTGCTAAAATCTGCCTTTAGGAAACGAAAGATGTACGAAGCACTTCTCGATGCAGTTCCGATGTTGAAAACATTACAG AATTACGAGCGTATGAACCTGGCTGATGCTCTTATACCTCAAACTTACTCGAAGGGCGAAAGAATAATCAAACAAG GTGATGTTGCCGACGGGATGTATTTCATTGAGGATGGCAAGGTTTCGATTCGTATCCAACAGGATGTCGGTGAGGTTGAAATTTCAAATTTGGAAAAGGGACAGTACTTCGGAGAGCTGGCACTGGTGACTCATCGACCACGGGCAGCTTCGGCGTACGCCGTGGATAACGTAAAGGTGGCAT TTCTACAAACGGACTGTTTTGAGCGGCTTTTGGGGAAATTGTCTGATGTCATGTTAAGGGGTATGAAACACTACCGTTATGTAGATGATTCCGCCTGGAGAATGATACTGGAAGCGTGCAAGGAGGAAAATTGTGTCCTGGATAGCAGAAGCAGTTTTACTTTATCCAATCGAAATGTTTGA